In Pedobacter sp. WC2423, the following are encoded in one genomic region:
- a CDS encoding YihY/virulence factor BrkB family protein, whose translation MSKNTKITLKGIWEVLKNSFAGFSDHKITKLSGSLAYYTVFSMAPLLVVIISLCGIFLGQEAAQGQIYGQLAGFMGKETALQLQEIVQKAAINNKGTIAFIIGMVTLLIGATTVFADIQDSINTIWGLKPKPKRGWLKMLQNRFLSFSVIISLGFLLLVSLGITSILDGFSSRLQARFSDVSVVIFYILNQVLTLAVVTLIFGVIFKVLPDAIIKWRDIIYGSLVTAVLFMLGKFGISIYIGQSDIGSTYGAAGSLVILLLWTYYSSIILYFGAEFTKAYALMYGHEIHPSHYAVTTREIEVETGNNSIQANASTSVHPSKPSN comes from the coding sequence ATGAGCAAGAATACAAAGATCACTTTGAAAGGTATATGGGAAGTATTGAAAAATTCTTTTGCTGGTTTCAGCGACCATAAGATAACTAAGCTAAGCGGCTCGTTAGCTTATTACACTGTATTTTCGATGGCACCCTTATTAGTAGTGATCATATCCTTGTGTGGTATTTTCTTAGGACAAGAAGCCGCGCAGGGACAAATATATGGTCAGCTTGCCGGTTTTATGGGCAAAGAAACAGCATTACAACTCCAGGAAATTGTTCAAAAAGCTGCAATTAACAATAAAGGAACAATTGCATTTATTATCGGAATGGTTACTTTGCTAATTGGTGCGACTACTGTATTTGCTGATATTCAGGATTCGATTAACACCATTTGGGGACTGAAGCCAAAACCGAAACGTGGCTGGCTAAAGATGCTTCAAAACCGCTTTCTCTCTTTTTCGGTCATCATTAGTTTGGGATTCCTGTTATTGGTTTCTCTTGGAATTACTTCAATTTTAGATGGATTTAGTTCCCGGTTGCAGGCAAGGTTCTCCGACGTTTCTGTAGTTATATTTTATATCCTTAATCAAGTCCTTACTCTTGCAGTTGTCACATTGATTTTTGGCGTAATTTTCAAAGTATTACCTGATGCAATTATCAAATGGCGGGATATAATCTATGGTTCTTTAGTAACAGCCGTTTTATTCATGCTGGGCAAATTTGGGATTTCTATATATATTGGGCAAAGTGATATTGGCAGTACTTATGGAGCCGCTGGCTCACTTGTAATCTTACTGCTTTGGACTTATTATTCTTCAATTATTCTTTATTTCGGCGCGGAGTTTACTAAAGCATATGCATTAATGTACGGTCATGAGATTCATCCCTCCCATTATGCTGTAACGACCAGAGAAATTGAAGTGGAAACCGGCAACAATTCTATTCAGGCTAATGCATCAACTTCTGTCCACCCATCTAAACCATCAAATTAA
- a CDS encoding AraC family transcriptional regulator, with translation MKAIKPGYEVVETSFGSSFYYSKYLMNSNNKAHVWHYHQEIEMVFVNGGAGKRQIGSHISYYTDGDLILIGSNLPHCGFTDYDTGNKNETVIQMKPDFLGAGFLGLQETKWIQELFDKARGGIAFGNEIKKVVGKQIEKMENLLPFERLLALLAVLKELQNSADYRILNASGFSLETQVQDNDRINMVLNYVKDNFKTQISLENVAAMASMTVPSFCRYFKKITKKTFTAFVNEYRVVHASKLLAEKQTSIANICYESGFNNFSHFNKSFKEFTGKNASQYRKELNSVIYETV, from the coding sequence ATGAAAGCAATAAAGCCTGGATACGAGGTAGTTGAGACTTCTTTTGGAAGCTCTTTCTATTATTCTAAATATTTAATGAATTCCAATAACAAAGCTCATGTATGGCATTACCACCAGGAAATAGAAATGGTTTTTGTAAATGGTGGTGCTGGAAAAAGACAAATTGGGAGTCATATATCTTACTATACCGATGGAGACTTAATCTTAATTGGAAGCAATCTCCCACATTGTGGCTTTACAGATTACGATACCGGGAACAAGAATGAAACGGTCATCCAGATGAAACCAGATTTTCTTGGAGCAGGATTTCTGGGTTTACAAGAAACAAAATGGATACAAGAACTTTTTGATAAGGCCAGAGGAGGAATTGCTTTTGGAAATGAAATCAAAAAAGTTGTTGGCAAACAGATAGAGAAAATGGAGAATTTATTACCTTTTGAAAGACTATTAGCACTATTAGCCGTTTTAAAAGAACTTCAAAACTCTGCCGATTATAGAATTTTAAATGCTTCCGGGTTTTCACTTGAAACACAGGTTCAGGATAACGATAGAATTAATATGGTTCTCAATTATGTTAAAGATAATTTCAAGACACAAATAAGTTTAGAAAATGTAGCTGCGATGGCAAGTATGACGGTGCCTTCTTTCTGCAGATATTTTAAAAAAATTACCAAAAAAACGTTTACTGCTTTTGTTAATGAGTACCGTGTTGTACATGCTTCAAAACTTTTAGCTGAAAAACAGACCAGTATCGCAAATATTTGTTACGAAAGTGGATTTAATAATTTTAGTCATTTCAATAAGTCATTTAAAGAATTTACAGGTAAAAATGCTTCACAATATAGAAAAGAACTGAATTCAGTAATCTATGAAACTGTTTAG
- a CDS encoding macro domain-containing protein, translating into MQIIKSGNIFESNAQTLVNTVNCVGVMGKGIALEFKQRYPHMFSDYEDLCSRQLLDIGKLWLYKTGHKWILNFPTKYDWRQPSKEEYLEQGLEKFMETYKDKKITSVAFPLLGASNGKIDPQRSLEIMRRYLDGCDIPVSIYIQ; encoded by the coding sequence ATGCAGATTATTAAATCTGGTAATATTTTCGAGAGTAACGCGCAGACTTTGGTTAATACCGTTAACTGTGTTGGTGTTATGGGAAAAGGAATAGCATTAGAGTTTAAACAGCGTTATCCGCATATGTTCAGTGACTATGAAGATTTATGCAGCAGGCAGTTGCTTGACATTGGCAAACTTTGGCTTTATAAGACCGGGCACAAATGGATATTGAATTTTCCAACAAAATATGACTGGCGACAGCCCAGTAAAGAAGAATATCTTGAACAAGGACTTGAGAAATTCATGGAGACTTACAAGGACAAAAAAATAACCTCCGTGGCTTTTCCCTTACTAGGTGCCAGTAATGGTAAGATTGACCCGCAGCGGTCGCTGGAAATCATGAGACGATATCTGGATGGATGCGATATACCGGTTTCAATTTACATCCAATAA
- a CDS encoding PAS domain S-box protein, translating into MVKFPIPENENERLKALKNYEILNSLSEEEYDRITAIAANICGVPISLITLLDEDRQWFKSKVGLEVDHTSRELAFCQYTIMDNDLFEIHDATLDERFKDNDLVLGEPHIRYYAGYPLIDPKGYNLGTLCVIDRKPNALSEQQKEALRLLSLEVMQLITDRRLKEELRNFEKLFLLSNDLICISGTDGYFKKINPAFENLLGWREVDILGKNIFELVHPADLQITENEMEKLRKGISIVNFEHRLLTSTGTYKIFQWVITPEKNTDNLFAVGRDITSIKANEEKLAEKEANLRAVFENSQGLITTHDLAGKFITVNGAGAAILGYSVQEIGQMSLFDVIPKERHDYLTAYLLEIEQSGHGSGQMLVRHKDGSLRTLLFNNVLENIAGRPAYVIANALDITERKSMEERLVQLTEMLEQTNKVARVGGWQLDLSTQKLFWTTVTREIHELPEQFEPAMDTAVLYYKEGTDRDRILKAVDLAIQTGEGWAIEIQITTFTGKEIWVKAIGNALFEDGVCKRLYGSFQDIDERKKIELRAERARVLLSSFAAHAPAAVAMLDKHMNYIAVSNRWLEDYNLAGLEIIGTSYYTHFPFITAAGIERHQRILKGAIERMEEDRYLGKGFGNQEFINWEMRPWSEADGSIGGMIIFTQDITAAVNQRNELEQAKLAAEQASVAKSDFLSNMSHEIRTPLNGVIGFTDLVLKTKLTDTQLQYLSIVNQSATALLGIINDILDFSKIEAGKLELDVEECDIYEISGQATDIITYQVQKKGLEMLLNLSNDLPRFIWADSIRLKQILINLLGNAAKFTEQGEIELKIDVVKEQEGLSLIRFAVRDTGIGIKEDKKDKIFEAFAQEDGFTTKKYGGTGLGLAITNKLLGLMNSKLELTSTIGKGSEFYFEIWLKCEKGEPKEWENISMLKNALIVDDNLNNRVILEQMLLYKGINSRQAKNGFEALQILASGEKFDIILMDYHMPYLDGLDTIRQIRESFNDTEILQPIVLLFSSSDDEKIIKGCEELKVNSRLVKPVKMTEFYELLSRIQLKEKTSPLLLKDDDPIITTAQLRILVADDNPVNMMLAKIIIERAAVNAEVIEAKNGIEVLAHFNKTRPDLILMDVQMPQMNGYDATVEIRKLEKSKYRTPIIALTAGNVKNERERCIASGMDDFVVKPVVEETIVQILKKWLHISVFSTSSESQMAKDELPHFDPDILKKHIGDNQVVIAEIIALTKIQLAGSLAVLRKAVEKNSPEEASAQGHKIYGTAVSAGLPRLAKIARKVEMIKDQPDLNMNVLLEELTEEINIFTDLF; encoded by the coding sequence ATGGTGAAATTTCCAATACCTGAAAATGAAAATGAACGCCTGAAAGCGTTGAAGAATTACGAAATACTCAATTCTTTATCTGAAGAGGAATATGACAGGATCACCGCCATTGCTGCTAACATTTGCGGAGTTCCCATTTCGCTGATTACCCTGCTGGACGAGGACCGTCAATGGTTCAAATCTAAAGTAGGCCTGGAAGTCGATCATACTTCCAGGGAACTCGCGTTTTGCCAATATACGATCATGGATAATGACCTATTTGAAATTCATGATGCTACCCTTGATGAGCGGTTTAAGGATAACGATTTAGTGCTGGGTGAACCACATATAAGATATTATGCGGGTTACCCGCTCATTGATCCTAAGGGATATAATTTGGGGACGCTCTGTGTGATTGACAGGAAACCTAACGCATTAAGTGAACAACAAAAGGAAGCACTTCGTTTACTCAGTTTGGAGGTCATGCAATTGATTACAGATCGCAGATTGAAAGAGGAGCTCCGAAATTTTGAGAAGCTTTTTTTATTGTCTAATGACCTGATCTGTATCTCTGGTACAGACGGCTACTTTAAGAAAATAAATCCAGCATTTGAAAATCTGCTGGGCTGGCGTGAAGTTGATATTTTAGGCAAGAATATTTTTGAACTAGTTCATCCGGCAGACCTCCAAATCACTGAAAATGAAATGGAAAAGTTGAGAAAGGGGATTTCGATTGTCAATTTTGAGCATAGACTACTCACTTCAACAGGCACCTATAAAATATTTCAGTGGGTAATTACTCCAGAAAAGAATACCGATAATCTTTTTGCCGTTGGCCGGGATATAACCAGCATCAAAGCAAATGAGGAAAAACTAGCTGAAAAAGAAGCCAATTTGAGGGCCGTGTTTGAAAATTCCCAGGGATTGATTACTACACACGACCTTGCCGGAAAATTTATTACGGTTAATGGTGCTGGTGCTGCAATTTTGGGTTACAGCGTTCAAGAGATCGGTCAAATGAGCTTATTTGATGTTATTCCCAAAGAAAGACACGACTATCTAACAGCATATCTTCTTGAAATCGAGCAATCCGGTCATGGGTCCGGACAGATGTTAGTTAGGCATAAAGATGGTTCACTTCGCACATTATTGTTCAATAATGTGCTGGAAAATATAGCTGGGCGGCCTGCCTATGTGATTGCCAATGCGCTGGATATCACCGAACGTAAATCTATGGAGGAACGTTTGGTTCAATTAACCGAAATGCTGGAGCAAACCAATAAAGTGGCAAGAGTGGGAGGGTGGCAACTTGATCTTTCCACGCAAAAATTATTTTGGACAACAGTAACCAGGGAGATCCACGAGCTTCCTGAGCAATTTGAGCCTGCTATGGATACCGCTGTCCTTTATTATAAAGAGGGGACAGACCGGGACCGGATTTTAAAAGCAGTTGATTTGGCCATTCAAACTGGGGAGGGATGGGCAATAGAAATACAAATTACCACTTTTACAGGTAAAGAAATTTGGGTAAAAGCAATAGGGAATGCTCTTTTCGAGGATGGGGTATGTAAAAGATTATATGGGTCTTTCCAGGATATAGACGAGAGAAAGAAAATAGAACTAAGGGCCGAGCGCGCACGGGTGTTACTCAGTTCTTTTGCCGCTCATGCTCCTGCGGCTGTGGCAATGCTTGACAAACACATGAACTATATTGCCGTGAGCAACAGATGGCTGGAAGATTATAATCTTGCAGGACTGGAGATCATCGGAACATCATACTATACTCATTTTCCTTTTATTACAGCGGCTGGCATAGAGCGGCATCAACGTATCTTAAAAGGAGCAATAGAAAGAATGGAAGAGGACCGTTATCTGGGTAAGGGGTTTGGCAATCAGGAATTTATCAACTGGGAAATGCGGCCCTGGTCAGAGGCTGATGGTTCCATTGGTGGAATGATCATATTTACTCAGGACATTACTGCGGCGGTTAATCAGAGAAATGAATTGGAACAGGCTAAATTAGCTGCTGAGCAAGCCAGCGTGGCAAAATCAGATTTCCTGTCAAATATGAGCCATGAAATAAGAACTCCTTTAAACGGGGTTATTGGTTTTACAGATCTGGTTTTGAAAACAAAGCTAACAGATACCCAATTACAATATTTATCTATCGTCAATCAATCGGCGACTGCTTTGCTCGGTATTATCAATGATATTCTCGATTTTTCCAAGATAGAAGCAGGTAAACTCGAACTTGACGTTGAGGAGTGTGATATTTATGAGATTAGTGGCCAGGCTACCGATATAATTACCTATCAGGTACAAAAGAAAGGCCTGGAAATGCTGCTCAATCTCTCCAATGATTTGCCCAGATTTATTTGGGCTGATTCGATACGTTTAAAACAAATACTGATCAACTTGTTAGGAAATGCCGCAAAGTTTACAGAACAAGGTGAAATTGAACTTAAAATAGATGTTGTAAAGGAGCAGGAAGGCCTATCCCTGATTCGATTTGCAGTACGAGATACAGGTATTGGAATAAAAGAGGATAAAAAGGACAAGATATTTGAAGCTTTTGCCCAGGAAGACGGGTTTACTACGAAAAAATACGGTGGCACTGGCCTTGGCCTGGCGATTACCAATAAACTCCTGGGGCTGATGAACAGCAAGCTGGAATTGACAAGCACTATTGGAAAAGGAAGCGAATTCTATTTTGAAATCTGGCTGAAATGTGAAAAAGGTGAACCTAAAGAATGGGAAAACATCAGCATGCTCAAAAATGCATTAATTGTTGATGATAATTTAAATAACAGAGTGATCCTGGAACAGATGTTATTGTATAAAGGTATCAATAGCAGACAGGCAAAAAATGGATTTGAAGCTTTGCAGATACTGGCATCAGGTGAAAAGTTCGATATTATTCTAATGGATTATCATATGCCTTATCTGGATGGTCTGGATACTATACGCCAGATCAGGGAAAGTTTCAATGATACAGAAATTTTACAACCCATTGTTTTACTATTCAGTTCTTCGGACGATGAAAAAATTATAAAAGGATGTGAAGAATTGAAAGTAAATTCCCGCCTGGTCAAACCAGTTAAGATGACAGAATTTTATGAGCTGCTATCGCGTATCCAATTAAAGGAAAAAACATCTCCTTTACTATTGAAGGATGATGATCCAATCATAACAACAGCACAACTCAGGATCCTGGTTGCTGATGATAATCCAGTGAATATGATGCTGGCCAAAATCATTATTGAAAGGGCGGCTGTGAATGCGGAGGTCATAGAGGCGAAAAATGGAATTGAGGTTTTAGCGCATTTTAATAAGACCAGACCAGACCTCATTTTAATGGATGTACAAATGCCGCAAATGAATGGATATGACGCAACGGTTGAGATCAGGAAATTGGAAAAAAGTAAGTATAGAACCCCAATTATTGCTTTGACAGCCGGGAATGTAAAGAATGAGCGTGAACGCTGTATTGCTTCAGGAATGGATGATTTTGTAGTTAAGCCTGTAGTGGAAGAGACGATTGTACAAATTCTTAAGAAATGGCTGCATATTAGTGTCTTTAGTACTAGTTCTGAATCACAGATGGCAAAAGATGAGTTACCACATTTCGATCCTGATATCTTAAAAAAACATATTGGAGATAATCAGGTGGTTATTGCTGAAATTATCGCCCTGACCAAAATACAACTGGCTGGATCTTTAGCCGTGCTTAGAAAGGCCGTAGAAAAGAATTCACCTGAAGAGGCCTCTGCACAAGGGCACAAAATATATGGTACTGCTGTTTCGGCAGGTTTGCCCAGATTGGCAAAAATAGCAAGGAAAGTGGAAATGATTAAAGATCAACCCGATTTGAATATGAATGTTCTGTTAGAGGAGTTAACTGAAGAAATAAATATATTTACTGACTTATTTTGA
- a CDS encoding GAF domain-containing protein has product MNRYNPKRLADVDRFLKLNISKEKELQEIVEFAAEVCGSPIALITLMDGETQFIKFHTGADIDLVDYNDTFCQHTLHYADLHIVEDAIKDDRFLNNPFVQSGPYLRFYAGMPLISEKGNAIGTLCVFDLESHSLSHFQQVILRSLSEQVTNLLEFDVTLQILKEKYEESNENASILLTYFNSSSSCHLLMDKHMQVIAFNQTMANFIVANDQPQIVEGISIKDYVPASFLEEFTDYFNRALSGEVIKVERHLDYTQGTICWYMIYESALDSNGELFGVSLNATDITSSVINQRQLNNQADAIIKINDIQANDLAGPIDQIIQEAEEIKKMISTGEVEEFHLLQLAVAELKEKKAKIITVT; this is encoded by the coding sequence ATGAACCGCTATAATCCAAAAAGGTTGGCCGATGTTGATCGTTTTCTGAAACTAAATATAAGTAAAGAAAAGGAACTACAGGAAATTGTGGAATTTGCTGCTGAAGTCTGCGGATCACCCATTGCTTTGATTACTTTAATGGATGGTGAAACGCAATTTATTAAATTCCATACCGGAGCTGATATTGATCTGGTTGATTATAATGACACTTTCTGCCAGCATACCCTCCATTATGCTGACCTGCATATTGTTGAGGATGCCATCAAGGATGACAGGTTTTTAAATAACCCTTTTGTTCAGTCCGGTCCCTATTTAAGATTTTATGCAGGCATGCCGCTGATCAGTGAAAAAGGTAATGCAATTGGTACGCTCTGTGTTTTTGATTTAGAAAGCCATTCATTATCTCACTTTCAGCAAGTGATTTTACGTAGTTTATCTGAGCAAGTTACTAACTTATTAGAGTTTGATGTAACCCTGCAAATTTTAAAAGAGAAGTATGAAGAGTCAAATGAAAATGCCAGTATTTTGTTAACTTATTTTAATAGCTCCAGTTCTTGCCATTTACTCATGGACAAGCATATGCAGGTAATAGCCTTTAACCAAACTATGGCAAATTTCATAGTTGCAAATGATCAGCCCCAAATTGTAGAAGGGATAAGTATAAAAGATTATGTTCCTGCATCCTTTTTGGAAGAGTTTACTGATTACTTCAACAGGGCACTGTCAGGTGAGGTGATTAAAGTAGAGCGCCACCTGGATTATACCCAAGGAACGATCTGCTGGTATATGATCTATGAATCAGCTTTAGATTCCAATGGTGAACTTTTCGGGGTTTCACTCAATGCCACAGACATCACCAGCAGTGTCATCAATCAAAGGCAACTTAATAACCAGGCTGACGCCATTATTAAGATTAATGATATCCAGGCGAATGATCTTGCCGGGCCGATTGATCAGATCATTCAGGAAGCGGAAGAAATCAAAAAGATGATATCAACGGGCGAAGTGGAAGAATTTCACCTGCTCCAATTGGCTGTTGCAGAATTGAAGGAAAAGAAAGCAAAGATCATAACTGTTACTTAA
- a CDS encoding GAF domain-containing protein gives MPLKELESLEAVNRYLTLEISVADRLQKIVKTAAEICGTPTALIALISEDTQYIKFNQGLDFTLMPMADAFCNHTILEPDFFVVEDTLNDERFNNNPLVTGNPNIRFYAGVPLTTDDGYNLGSLCVIDQIPGKIGAVNLKMLKMLARHVINLFDFESGLALLKQQFIQTKQTEIKLRSFFESSTSEHIIIDREYIILAFNKRLRDFIYKEYHITIKKGMKITEFVGKVYMQDFIVNCNRALAGEQVRHERLMQFGGTSIWCDIDYNPAKNSEGEIIGVSFNSTDVTDRIVQQNKLLSHQDSLTKTAFLQSHELRKPVANIKGILALLQMEGYFENYGSLQKMEKATNVLDERIRAIVECTRV, from the coding sequence ATGCCACTGAAAGAACTTGAAAGTCTGGAAGCTGTTAATAGATATCTTACTTTGGAAATCAGTGTAGCTGATAGATTACAGAAAATTGTAAAAACAGCTGCTGAGATTTGTGGTACACCAACGGCATTGATAGCTCTGATTAGTGAAGATACGCAATATATTAAATTCAATCAGGGCCTTGACTTTACGCTGATGCCCATGGCAGATGCCTTTTGTAATCATACCATTTTGGAACCTGATTTTTTCGTTGTAGAAGATACATTAAACGATGAACGGTTTAATAATAATCCACTGGTAACCGGGAATCCCAATATCAGATTTTATGCAGGAGTACCGTTAACTACAGATGACGGCTACAATTTGGGGAGTCTTTGTGTAATCGATCAGATTCCAGGGAAAATAGGAGCTGTTAATTTAAAAATGCTTAAGATGCTGGCCAGGCATGTGATTAATTTGTTTGATTTTGAATCTGGACTGGCATTACTGAAACAACAGTTTATCCAGACAAAACAAACAGAGATCAAACTTAGATCATTCTTTGAAAGCTCTACCTCTGAACATATTATCATTGACCGGGAGTACATTATCCTGGCTTTTAATAAAAGGTTGAGAGATTTTATTTATAAAGAGTATCATATCACCATTAAAAAGGGAATGAAGATTACGGAATTTGTCGGGAAAGTTTATATGCAGGATTTTATAGTCAATTGTAATCGGGCACTGGCTGGTGAACAGGTGAGGCATGAAAGATTGATGCAATTTGGAGGTACGTCGATTTGGTGTGATATTGATTACAACCCTGCAAAAAATTCTGAAGGAGAAATTATTGGTGTTTCCTTTAATTCAACAGATGTTACAGATCGTATTGTACAGCAAAATAAGCTGTTAAGTCACCAGGACAGTTTGACGAAAACGGCATTTTTACAATCTCATGAATTACGTAAACCCGTGGCCAATATTAAGGGGATTTTAGCACTGCTTCAAATGGAGGGATACTTCGAAAATTATGGTTCACTACAAAAAATGGAAAAAGCTACCAATGTCCTTGACGAAAGAATTCGCGCTATAGTGGAATGCACAAGAGTTTAA
- a CDS encoding carbon-nitrogen hydrolase family protein produces the protein MKIALASPPFPKNLSEGLQTLEKMAIEAADMNAEIICFPESYLPGYPGMGYSKADQTSANLERALNEVCRIAAENSIAIIVPMDWYMNKQLVNLAYVVSEKGEILGYQTKNQLDPSEDTIWVPGTHRFIFEIKDVKFGITICHEGFRYPESVRWAAQNGARIVFHPHFSGSNTNGVKLTEWGNKSNPYYEKAMMMRALENTIYFASVNYSSLYPESASSLIDPSGNCVLHEVYGRSGIIVGEIDPDQATGLLAKRFKNALYS, from the coding sequence ATGAAAATAGCTTTAGCTTCCCCTCCATTTCCGAAAAATCTGAGTGAGGGTTTACAGACACTCGAGAAGATGGCTATAGAAGCAGCTGATATGAATGCTGAAATAATCTGTTTTCCAGAGTCTTATCTTCCAGGATATCCAGGTATGGGCTATTCAAAAGCAGACCAGACCAGCGCAAACCTGGAGAGGGCATTAAACGAAGTATGCAGAATTGCGGCTGAGAACTCAATTGCCATAATTGTTCCTATGGATTGGTATATGAATAAACAACTTGTCAACCTGGCTTATGTTGTTTCCGAAAAAGGTGAAATATTAGGTTATCAAACTAAAAACCAACTAGATCCTTCAGAGGACACTATTTGGGTACCGGGTACGCATAGATTTATATTTGAAATTAAAGATGTCAAATTTGGTATAACTATATGCCATGAAGGATTTCGTTATCCTGAATCAGTAAGGTGGGCTGCACAAAACGGTGCCCGGATCGTTTTTCATCCTCACTTTTCCGGAAGTAATACGAATGGAGTAAAGCTAACGGAATGGGGCAATAAAAGCAATCCATACTATGAAAAAGCAATGATGATGAGAGCTTTGGAAAACACGATTTATTTTGCCAGCGTTAATTATTCATCCCTTTATCCTGAATCAGCCAGTTCATTAATCGACCCTTCTGGAAATTGTGTACTCCATGAAGTTTATGGGAGATCTGGTATCATTGTTGGAGAAATTGATCCTGATCAAGCAACTGGCCTATTAGCCAAAAGATTTAAAAACGCTTTATACAGTTAA
- a CDS encoding GAF domain-containing protein produces the protein MSDSILKTGNTVNRFLHRKIDREDELQQIVELAANICNVPIAMITFMDDQTQHIKFKAGTDHSEISFTDTFCKYTVIQKELLIIPDTLVDERVKNNPSVVQNPHLRFYAGSPLTTHDDYNIGTLCVYDIQPKTLTTIEQKMLHRLARQVTRLLEFDASLQLLKEQYEFSRVEEIKLRSFFESSGCCHLLLDTQLRVLSFNNAMVNLLRSNYQLTIAEGMEVNDYIETGFVEEFIRNCKRALKGENVNIEAIINPSKGNNPWQLIFEPAFDSMGAITGVTYSATDITQMVRDEKTVLEQGESLRQIDRILSADLHHPLEVIKGAMSKMKQQGYPDGIIEFELLEKACNELLNKGSLIILSDERNIGYVPSSLTLPYK, from the coding sequence ATGTCAGATAGTATATTAAAAACGGGCAATACAGTAAATCGTTTTTTGCATAGGAAGATTGATAGAGAGGACGAGCTGCAGCAAATCGTCGAGTTGGCAGCCAATATATGTAATGTACCGATAGCGATGATTACATTTATGGATGATCAGACACAACATATCAAATTCAAAGCCGGTACTGATCATAGCGAAATTTCTTTTACTGATACGTTTTGTAAGTATACTGTTATACAAAAAGAACTGTTGATTATTCCCGATACACTGGTAGATGAGCGGGTGAAGAATAATCCATCTGTAGTTCAGAACCCTCACCTCCGCTTTTATGCAGGGTCACCATTAACTACTCACGATGACTATAATATAGGTACATTATGCGTGTACGATATACAGCCTAAAACACTGACAACCATTGAGCAAAAGATGCTGCACCGGCTTGCCCGCCAGGTTACCCGCTTGCTGGAATTTGATGCCAGCCTGCAGCTCTTGAAAGAACAATATGAATTTTCACGTGTAGAAGAAATTAAGCTCCGCTCTTTCTTTGAAAGTTCAGGTTGCTGTCATTTGCTGCTCGACACTCAACTGCGTGTACTTTCTTTTAACAACGCCATGGTCAATTTGCTCAGGAGCAACTACCAGCTCACCATTGCAGAAGGCATGGAGGTGAATGATTACATTGAAACTGGATTTGTTGAGGAGTTTATCAGGAATTGTAAACGCGCATTAAAGGGAGAAAATGTCAATATTGAAGCCATCATCAACCCGTCAAAAGGAAATAACCCATGGCAGCTTATTTTTGAGCCTGCTTTTGATTCGATGGGGGCCATTACAGGTGTTACTTATAGTGCAACTGATATTACACAAATGGTAAGGGATGAAAAAACGGTCTTAGAACAAGGAGAATCTCTTCGTCAGATTGATCGTATACTCTCAGCTGACTTACATCATCCTCTTGAAGTTATCAAAGGTGCAATGTCTAAGATGAAACAGCAAGGCTATCCCGATGGTATCATTGAGTTTGAACTACTGGAAAAAGCATGTAATGAACTTTTGAACAAAGGGAGTTTAATTATTTTATCAGACGAACGCAACATTGGGTATGTGCCTTCCTCATTAACTCTTCCATATAAGTAA